A genomic region of Vitis vinifera cultivar Pinot Noir 40024 chromosome 7, ASM3070453v1 contains the following coding sequences:
- the LOC100254928 gene encoding protein-tyrosine-phosphatase MKP1 — translation MLGEEGKDPLPGGRGTRRAYLRSVSWTDRSPTKPLPRPQPNTKMRSCLPPLQPLSISRRNAEEWPRAGSDDLGVWPHPPTPGGRLGSVKPLENSNSEQPQREFQLKKDKLAFFDKECSRIADHIYLGSDAVAKNRETLRQNGITHVLNCVGFVCPEYFKSDLVYKTLWLQDSPSEDITSILYDVFDYFEDVREQGGRVLVHCCQGVSRSNSLVIAYLMWREGQSFEDAFQYVKAARGVTNPNMGFACQLLQCQKRVHAVPVSPNSVLRMYRMAPHSPYDPLHLVPKMLSHPGTLGLDSRGAFIVHVPSAIYVWIGENCNLVMSNNARTAACQVIRYERAQGPIVNIKEGEETSEFWDALGSGQLLADHSNKVGAKDESSSSSENDKVCPGIGERKVNEYDLDFEIFHKALAGGVVPPFPLPGTGSETCLPARENGWGRLRRKFTCGFVKEFVTKLNCDTTQSNHGADMIIDASKEVKNTVSMSDPLSPLTPPCGSPVLLPYSPDGSSIGSMAKDVEHSVPLTDPSSPQTPKCGSPDSFSCFLGSSHKFSSKSPSLSPSTSEYSSSFTFSPSSSNWSDLSYLSSQQPSPSNLGPTDPFCVTQDFSADHAQNGASTCLPCKGTSPTTAKHGGSNLPPRMLVPSVDEPPPVPRNLVRSWSLSLPDLDDVMMKDVNCGQFQREGNGEEPVLEAEHFSDGNKLQSENEDEKEYGDLYVPLSDTSDRVAEVTNSALYQWPSMDKVELCSFSILDSRSVYIMSLVDLNLGTSNPEVLYVWVGHDVSYEKGQSQLTSSDGACKDDHVHWEMVGHNFLTQMGLPSKALVQVVREGEEPEQLLKYLNCFSFHKTENSSLS, via the exons ATGTTGGGTGAAGAAGGAAAGGACCCCCTCCCCGGTGGACGTGGGACTCGGAGAGCTTATTTACGCTCAGTATCATGGACTGATCGCTCTCCAACGAAACCTCTTCCTAGACCACAGCCAAACACTAAGATGAGGTCGTGTCTGCCACCACTGCAGCCCCTTTCAATTTCCCGGCGCAACGCAGAGGAGTGGCCGAGAGCGGGCTCGGATGATCTGGGTGTTTGGCCGCATCCCCCAACCCCAGGGGGGAGATTGGGGTCAGTCAAACCCCTTGAGAATTCAAATTCAGAACAACCCCAGAGAGAATTTCAGTTGAAGAAGGACAAGCTTGCCTTCTTTGATAAGGAATGCTCCAGAATTGCAGATCATATATATTTGGGAAGTGATGCTGTTGCTAAGAACCGTGAAACTCTGAGGCAGAATGGTATCACCCATGTGTTGAACTGTGTTGGGTTTGTTTGCCCTGAGTATTTCAAGAGTGACCTTGTTTACAAGACACTTTGGTTGCAAGATAGCCCATCGGAGGACATCACCAGTATTCTTTACGACGTATTTGATTACTTTGAGGATGTTCGAGAGCAAGGTGGGCGGGTTCTTGTTCACTGTTGTCAGGGAGTATCAAGATCAAACTCTCTGGTCATTGCATACCTCATGTGGAGGGAGGGCCAGAGCTTTGAAGATGCATTTCAATATGTGAAAGCAGCCCGAGGAGTGACCAACCCGAACATGGGTTTTGCCTGTCAACTTCTGCAGTGCCAGAAGCGGGTGCATGCTGTACCAGTGAGCCCGAATTCTGTGCTTAGGATGTATCGGATGGCCCCCCACTCTCCATATGATCCTCTTCATCTCGTACCAAAAATGTTAAGCCATCCAGGTACACTTGGACTTGACTCTCGAGGGGCATTCATTGTTCATGTCCCTTCAGCGATATATGTCTGGATAGGGGAGAATTGCAACTTAGTGATGTCAAATAATGCAAGAACAGCTGCCTGTCAGGTCATTCGATATGAGAGAGCACAGGGTCCAATTGTGAACATCAAAGAAGGTGAGGAGACATCTGAATTTTGGGATGCTCTTGGTAGTGGACAACTCTTGGCAGATCATAGCAACAAAGTGGGTGCCAAAGATGAAAGTAGTTCGTCTTCTGAAAATGATAAAGTCTGTCCTGGGATTGGCGAAAGGAAGGTCAATGAGTATGatcttgattttgaaattttccatAAGGCTCTTGCTGGTGGGGTTGTTCCACCTTTTCCATTACCAGGAACTGGATCTGAGACCTGTCTCCCTGCTAGGGAAAATGGATGGGGTAGACTAAGGCGGAAGTTTACTTGTGGTTTTGTGAAAGAATTTGTCACAAAACTGAATTGTGACACCACTCAATCCAATCATGGAGCAGATATGATTATAGATGCTAGTAAAGAAGTGAAAAACACTGTTTCCATGTCTGATCCTTTGTCACCATTAACACCTCCATGTGGTTCACCAGTTTTGCTTCCCTATTCCCCAGATGGCAGCTCAATAGGCAGTATGGCTAAAGATGTTGAACACTCTGTTCCTCTTACTGATCCTTCATCACCACAAACACCTAAATGTGGTTCACCAGAttctttctcttgttttctGGGTAGTAGCCATAAGTTCAGTTCCAAGTCCCCTTCACTCTCACCTTCAACTTCTGAATACTCCAGTTCATTTACCTTTTCACCCTCGTCTTCTAATTGGTCTGATTTATCATACCTTTCTTCTCAACAACCTTCACCTTCCAACCTTGGGCCCACAGATCCATTCTGTGTGACACAGGATTTTTCTGCTGATCATGCGCAGAATGGGGCAAGTACTTGTTTGCCATGTAAAGGAACCTCCCCCACTACTGCTAAGCACGGAGGGAGTAATCTACCGCCTAGGATGTTGGTACCCTCAGTTGATGAACCACCTCCAGTGCCCCGGAACCTGGTAAGATCATGGTCCCTTTCCTTACCCGACTTAGATGATGTTATGATGAAGGATGTCAATTGTGGCCAGTTCCAGCGTGAAGGCAATGGAGAAGAGCCAGTGTTAGAAGCTGAACATTTTAGTGATGGAAATAAGTTACAAAGTGAGAATGAAGATGAGAAAGAGTACGGTGACTTGTATGTTCCTTTGAGTGATACATCTGATAGGGTTGCAGAAGTAACAAATTCAGCTCTTTACCAGTGGCCTAGTATGGATAAAGTGGAGTTGTGTAGCTTTAGTATCCTTGACTCTAGATCAGTATATATTATGTCTCTTGTAGATTTAAACTTGGGCACAAGTAATCCTGAGGTTCTATATGTATGGGTAGGACATGACGTGTCATATGAAAAGGGGCAGAGTCAATTGACCAGCAGTGATGGGGCATGCAAGGATGATCATGTCCACTGGGAGATGGTTGGGCACAACTTCCTCACACAAATGGGTTTGCCAAGTAAAGCCCTTGTTCAG GTAGTGAGGGAAGGGGAGGAGCCAGAGCAGCTCCTAAAGTATCTTAACTGTTTCTCGTTTCACAAGACAGAAAACAGTAGTCTGAGCTGA
- the LOC100855184 gene encoding uncharacterized protein LOC100855184 has product MSSIVRHVSTIFRCPSLVPNSLSCELQQWRGIRVKVFNGNLESALVVMQRKMQSSGIERLIKREQTHHIKNSEKRVLARKNLERRIRSQDLARKLKAILIKKVRGL; this is encoded by the exons ATGAGTTCTATTGTGAGGCATGTCTCGACTATCTTCAGATGCCCAAGTCTAGTCCCCAACTCATTGAGTTGTGAGCTTCAGCAATGGCGAGGGATTCGAGTGAAGGTTTTCAATGGGAACCTTGAATCTGCACTGGTTGTAATGCAGCGCAAAATGCAATCAAGTGGAATTGAACGACTCATAAAGCGTGAGCAGACTCACCACATCAAGAACTCTGAGAAGCGGGTCTTGGCCCGAAAAAATCTGGAGCGTAGAATCCGATCCCAGGACCTGGCTCGCAAGCTCAAGGCCATTCTCATCAAGAAAGTCAG GGGTCTATGA